A single window of Taeniopygia guttata chromosome 1, bTaeGut7.mat, whole genome shotgun sequence DNA harbors:
- the IMPG2 gene encoding interphotoreceptor matrix proteoglycan 2: MFGFIWKIFLCLPGMINTDLQMVAAETYSAAGRGQAEDAQLSAWQLAKPSLPPGLEKPSGIMDTEQFHRHLQLRRKRSILFPSGVKICPDESVEQAIANHLKYFRLRVCQETVWEVFKTFWDRLPEREEYNSWLGLCEEGTMSIFQMGTNFSQSEEHRSLILKKLAYTKEAMGSSCADWSCGSSGTPTPPLDADVTTLRDAAANVPPPHEVSVESPAGDAIHEHDNVDTTINNEIKKQDEKLVRPVAEQMIEFNILIVGEQYSEELKDPSAAEYQLLSERFISQIKSVFEGLPGYKNIHILDYSPSEEDSGVEVYYAVTFDGKAISNATWDLINLHSNKVEDNSFMGIEDNPTVVYTISDFRDYIAEILQKSALLENASISLDPNSLQLTNVKEILHPTSEDPSWVPEHPVVLERPELDDSTFLAERPSADESTVSNALPFDYADSTSDSEQAGDNEIQPRPQNADYEAGLAPEAPLPSEVDVTSLPDGQNLETTHLVTVPVLEHDSVDSLEWLSAPSSLDDTGLSEELLPLSPSHLVPEESPSTEDSAVPLLSAPTVASLSVIETDTKEKEEVIQGSPEGSDSADSVEEMPFPLEVPPMEDETDIFLGDRVIYDDGSGSAFDGSGKEMESSIWPWEEATLEPVFYPGPDSWLEDDNESLLTKTEDIPEGMILDYILNSGNKLDYDLSKDENEGIVDIKGFLDESEIFVFPETTTLPVPLLQTEEPSTVEPSTQTETLGMYDSSFVMPAAEAPVSPPQTDLSVEDSLHASTGTVSMEQPEEFSVGQNIIPEVAEHQNKDRAVVEELFTVKQPDVMEAATIEHLDTISLETILTADPAVVKPDASTEEQQALDSSLADQNTRGSAVKEPAGVWPTDRALETSLDQTVQPAMPVVTQGPAAVPSVSDHTAILEGFAGQDGTDHGTHISISSSTVVDYQTVSVTTSTAELQSHPPPVGSTPSSSVATPTKLGDGTTRVLDVSADLGRASTVQFAPEQTEEGRRMTESHMELTTRVQSTEMASVAWATHETHYSSTVPSRALVVFFSLRVTNMMFSEDLFNKNSPEYKALEQRFLELLVPYLQSNLTGFQNLEILNFRNGSIVVNSRMKFAKPVPRNVTNAVYMILEDFCNTAYHTMNLAIDKYSLDVESGEQADPCKFQACNEFSECLVNRWSGEAECVCNPGYLSIDGLPCSSICDLQPNFCLNDGKCDISPGQGAICRCRVGENWWYRGEHCEEYVSEPLVVGIAIASVAGFLLVASAVIFFLARTLRDQYTKSDTGDSQGQGDSLSSMENAVKYNPMYESDTTGYSHYYRRYPQLTSYSSTSAETSTDYSSEEIRHIYENSELTKEEIQDRIRIIELYAKDRQFAEFVRQHQMKLL, from the exons CAGAAACGTACTCAGCTGCAGGACGAGGACAGGCTGAGGATGCTCAGctcagtgcctggcagctggCAAAGCCTTCTCTGCCCcctgggctggaaaagcccagTGGCATCATGGACACTGAGCAGTTCCACAGGCACCTGCAGCTCCGCAGGAAGCGCTCCATCCTCTTTCCCAGCGGGGTGAAGATCTGCCCTGATGAATCTGTTGAGCAGGCTATTGCCAACCACCTGAAGTACTTCAGGCTCAGAG TGTGCCAGGAAACAGTCTGGGAGGTCTTCAAGACGTTCTGGGACAGGCTGCCGGAGCGTGAGGAGTACAAcagctggctggggctgtgcgAGGAGGGCACCATGAGCATCTTCCAAATGGGCACCAACTTCAGCCAGTCCGAGGAGCACCGGAGCCTGATCCTGAAG aaacTGGCCTACACCAAGGAAGCAATGGGCAG TTCCTGTGCTGACTGGTCGT GTGGTTCCAG TGGGACTCCTACTCCACCTTTGGATGCTGATGTTACCACACTGAGAG ATGCAGCTGCCAATGTTCCTCCCCCTCACGAGGTCTCCGTTGAGAGTCCTGCAGGTGATGCCATCCATGAGCATGACAATGTGGACACCACT aTCAATAACGAGATCAAGAAGCAGGATGAAAAGCTGGTCAGGCCTGTAGCTGAGCAGATGATTGAGTTCAACATTTTGATTGTTGGTGAACAGTACAGTGAGGAGCTGAAGGACCCATCTGCTGCTGAGTACCAACTGCTGTCTGAACGATTCATTTCTCAG ATTAAAAGTGTGTTTGAAGGACTACCTGGATACAAAAACATCCATATCCTGGATTACAG CCCTTCTGAGGAAGACAG TGGGGTGGAAGTTTACTATGCTGTCACATTTGATGGAAAAGCCATCAGCAATGCCACCTGGGACCTGATTAACCTTCATTCAAACAAGGTGGAGGACAACTCCTTCATGGGCATAGAGGATAATCCAACAGTTGTGTACACCATCAGTGATTTCCGAGATTATATTGCTGAGATCCTCCAGAAAAGTGCTCTGCTTGAAAATGCTTCCATCTCTTTAGACCCAAACTCTCTTCAGCTTACTAATG TGAAGGAAATACTGCACCCCACGTCAGAAGACCCATCCTGGGTTCCTGAGCATCCCGTCGTGCTGGAGCGCCCGGAGCTGGAT GACAGCACCTTTCTAGCTGAGCGCCCTTCTGCAGATGAGTCGACCGTCAGCAATGCCTTGCCCTTTGACTACGCAGATTCCACCTCAGACAGTGAGCAGGCCGGTGACAATGAAATCCAGCCAAGACCACAGAACGCTGACTATGAGGCTGGTTTGGCACCTGAAGCTCCACTTCCCTCAGAAGTTGATGTCACTTCTTTGCCTGATGGGCAGAATTTAGAGACTACTCATTTAGTCACTGTACCGGTGTTAGAGCATGATTCTGTGGACTCTCTGGAATGGCTTTCAGCCCCCAGTTCTTTAGATG ATACTGGACTATCTGAAGAACTTTTGCCTTTAAGTCCTTCTCACCTTGTGCCTGAAGAATCTCCATCTACTGAGGACTCTGCAGTTCCTCTGCTCTCTGCACCAACAGTGGCCTCTTTGTCAGTCATAGAGACTGATactaaagagaaggaagaagtaATCCAAGGTAGTCCTGAGGGCAGTGACAGTGCAGACTCTGTGGAAGAAATGCCTTTTCCCTTAGAAGTGCCCCCTATGGAAGACGAAACTGATATATTTCTTGGAGATAGAGTTATATATGATGATGGGTCTGGTTCAGCTTTTGATggttcaggaaaagaaatggaatCAAGTATCTGGCCTTGGGAAGAAGCAACCCTGGAACCAGTTTTCTACCCTGGTCCTGATAGCTGGCTTGAAGATGACAATGAGTCTTTATTAACCAAAACTGAGGATATTCCTGAAGGCATGATTTTAGACTATATTCTTAACTCTGGGAATAAATTAGATTATGATCTTTCCAAAGATGAGAATGAAGGGATAGTCGATATAAAAGGTTTCCTTGATGAGTCTGAAATATTTGTCTTTCCAGAAACTACAACTCTGCCAGTACCTCTGTTACAGACAGAAGAGCCATCGACTGTGGAACCATCTACACAGACAGAAACACTGGGCATGTACGATTCCTCTTTTGTCATGCCAGCTGCAGAGGCCCCTGTCTCACCACCACAAACAGATCTGTCTGTGGAAGATAGTCTCCATGCATCCACAGGGACTGTCAGCATGGAGCAACCTGAGGAGTTTAGTGTAGGCCAGAACATAATCCCTGAAGTAGCTGAACACCAAAACAAAGACAGGGCAGTGGTAGAAGAGCTATTCACAGTGAAGCAGCCAGACGTAATGGAAGCTGCTACAATAGAACACTTGGACACAATCTCTTTAGAGACTATTCTGACTGCAGACCCTGCTGTGGTAAAGCCTGATGCCTCTACAGAAGAGCAGCAAGCCCTGGATTCATCACTGGCAGACCAAAACACTCGTGGATCAGCAGTGAAGGAACCAGCTGGTGTTTGGCCTACTGACAGGGCACTGGAAACCTCCTTAGATCAGACAGTGCAACCAGCAATGCCAGTGGTTACTCAGGGTCCAGCTGCAGTTCCTTCTGTAAGTGATCACACCGCCATCCTAGAGGGCTTTGCTGGACAGGATGGTACAGACCATGGCACACATATTTCCATCAGCTCCAGCACTGTTGTGGATTACCAAACAGTGAGTGTAACAACCAGCACCGCTGAGCTTCAGTCCCatcctcctcctgtgggatccaCGCCGTCATCATCTGTAGCTACCCCAACAAAGCTGGGAGATGGCACAACAAGAGTCCTGGATGTTTCAGCAGACCTGGGTCGTGCTAGCACTGTCCAGTTTGCTCCTGAGCAgactgaggagggaaggagaatgACTGAAAGTCACATGGAGCTAACAACTCGTGTCCAGTCCACAGAGATGGCCAGCGTGGCTTGGGCCACCCATGAAACTCACTACAGCAGCACCGTCCCGTCCCGAGCTCTCGTTGTGTTCTTCAGTCTTCGGGTCACCAACATGATGTTTTCAGAGGACCTGTTTAATAAAAACTCCCCTGAATACAAAGCCTTGGAGCAGCGATTCTTGGAACTG CTGGTGCCGTACCTTCAGTCAAATCTGACGGGATTCCAGAATCTGGAAATCCTGAACTTCAGAAATGGCAGCATTGTGGTGAACAGTCGAATGAAATTTGCCAAACCTGTGCCTCGGAATGTCACCAACGCTGTGTACATGATCCTGGAAGATTTCTGCAACACTGCATATCACACCATGAACCTGGCCATCGACAAATACTCCCTGGATGTGGAGTCGG GTGAGCAAGCAGATCCCTGCAAGTTCCAGGCCTGCAACGAGTTCTCGGAATGCTTAGTGAACCGCTGGAGTGGGGAGGCAGAGTGTGTCTGCAACCCTGGCTACCTCAGCATCGACGGGCTGCCGTGCAGCAGCATCTGTGACCTGCAGCCAAACTTCTGCCTGAACGACGGCAAGTGTGACATCAGCCCTGGGCAAGGGGCCATCTGCAG GTGCCGTGTGGGAGAGAACTGGTGGTACAGAGGGGAGCACTGTGAGGAATACGTGTCCGAGCCACTGGTTGTGGGTATTGCAATCGCTTCTGTGGCAGGATTCCTTCTTGTGGCATCTGCTGTCATCTTCTTCTTGGCCAGGACCCTTCGAGACCAGTACACAAAGAGTGATACTGGGGACTCCCAGGG gcagggtgACAGCCTCTCGTCCATGGAGAATGCAGTTAAGTACAACCCCATGTACGAGAGTGACACGACTGGCTACAGCCACTATTACCGGAGGTACCCGCAGCTCACGTCCTACAGCTCCACCAGTGCAGAGACATCCACAGACTACAGCAGTGAAGAGATCAGGCACATTTATGAGAACAGTGAGCTTACTAAGGAG GAAATTCAGGACAGAATTCGAATTATAGAGCTCTACGCTAAGGACCGCCAGTTTGCAGAGTTTGTTAGGCAGCATCAAAT gaagctgctttaa